A genomic window from Methanovulcanius yangii includes:
- the polX gene encoding DNA polymerase/3'-5' exonuclease PolX encodes MPPTSLTNADIAAVLYEIAELLEFQGVKFKPRAYQRAAQSIESLGEDVGDVYARGDLEEIPGVGENIAAKIVTLIEEGELPYLADLRKELPAGMVELLEIEGIGPKKALLLHKKLGVDDVDDLEAAAKAGKIRGLAGFGETSEENLLAAIQVYRERGSRFLLGYILPDAEAIEAALAGHPAVIRACLAGSIRRRKETIGDVDVLVATDDPGTVSAFFCSLPQATRVVMTGPTKSTIVVGDNLHVDMRVVTAEQFGAALQYFTGSKSHNIALRQIAIGRGWKLSEYGLFAREGETVIAREREEDIYGALDMAYIPPELREDRGEIAAAREGTLPDLIGYGDIRGGLHVHTTWSDGANTIREMAEAALACGWEYIAVCDHSAGLPVAHGISPGEILEQAKEIEQVNRDLAGKGITVLHGIEANIDKDGLPDVPKKILRDLDVVVASVHSGFRQTGAEMTERLLAAVSHDHVDIIGHPTGRLIQRRPAYRFDMDAVFSAAAAAHVMMEINAFPTRLDLSDVHCRRARDAGVTMAIGTDAHNRDHLRFMALGVAVARRGWLEAGDVVNTRPLKELRAFLEK; translated from the coding sequence ATGCCCCCCACCTCCCTCACCAACGCCGACATCGCCGCCGTCCTCTATGAAATAGCCGAGCTCCTCGAGTTCCAAGGCGTCAAATTCAAGCCCCGTGCCTACCAGCGGGCGGCGCAGAGCATCGAGTCGCTGGGCGAGGACGTGGGTGACGTCTATGCCCGCGGCGACCTCGAGGAGATCCCCGGCGTCGGGGAGAACATCGCGGCGAAGATTGTAACGCTCATCGAGGAGGGCGAGCTCCCGTATCTCGCGGACCTGCGCAAGGAACTCCCGGCGGGGATGGTGGAGCTCCTCGAGATCGAGGGCATTGGGCCGAAGAAGGCCCTCCTCCTGCACAAGAAGCTCGGCGTGGACGACGTCGACGATCTCGAAGCGGCGGCGAAGGCGGGCAAAATCCGCGGACTTGCGGGCTTCGGCGAAACGTCTGAAGAGAATCTCCTTGCGGCCATACAGGTGTACCGGGAACGGGGCTCGCGTTTCCTCCTCGGCTATATCCTCCCCGATGCGGAGGCCATCGAGGCGGCGCTTGCCGGGCACCCGGCGGTCATCCGGGCCTGCCTTGCAGGCTCCATCCGCCGCCGGAAGGAGACGATAGGCGACGTGGACGTCCTCGTCGCAACTGACGACCCCGGGACGGTTTCCGCATTCTTCTGTTCACTCCCCCAGGCGACACGGGTCGTGATGACGGGCCCCACCAAGAGCACGATCGTCGTGGGCGACAATCTCCACGTGGACATGCGGGTGGTCACAGCGGAGCAGTTCGGGGCGGCGCTCCAGTACTTCACCGGCTCGAAGTCCCACAACATCGCCCTGCGTCAGATCGCGATCGGCCGGGGGTGGAAGCTGAGCGAATACGGCCTCTTCGCCCGCGAGGGCGAGACGGTCATCGCCCGGGAGCGGGAGGAGGATATCTACGGGGCGCTGGATATGGCGTATATCCCGCCGGAGCTCCGCGAGGACCGGGGCGAGATCGCGGCGGCCCGCGAAGGGACGCTTCCCGACCTCATCGGGTACGGGGACATCCGGGGGGGCCTGCACGTCCACACCACCTGGAGCGACGGGGCGAACACCATCCGCGAGATGGCGGAGGCGGCCCTCGCCTGCGGCTGGGAGTACATCGCCGTCTGCGACCACTCGGCGGGCCTCCCCGTCGCCCATGGGATTTCGCCCGGTGAAATACTCGAGCAGGCAAAAGAGATCGAACAGGTGAACCGCGACCTTGCCGGGAAGGGGATCACCGTCCTCCACGGCATCGAGGCGAACATCGACAAGGACGGACTCCCTGACGTCCCCAAGAAGATCCTCCGCGACCTCGACGTCGTCGTCGCAAGCGTCCACTCGGGGTTCCGGCAGACGGGGGCGGAGATGACCGAGCGCCTCCTTGCGGCCGTCTCCCACGACCACGTGGACATCATCGGCCACCCCACCGGCCGCCTTATCCAGCGACGGCCCGCCTACCGGTTCGACATGGACGCGGTCTTCTCAGCAGCGGCCGCGGCGCACGTGATGATGGAGATCAACGCCTTTCCCACCCGGCTCGACCTCTCCGACGTCCACTGCCGCCGGGCCCGTGATGCGGGGGTGACAATGGCCATCGGGACCGACGCCCACAATCGCGACCACCTCCGGTTCATGGCCTTGGGCGTCGCCGTCGCACGAAGGGGGTGGCTGGAAGCCGGGGATGTCGTCAATACCCGGCCGCTGAAGGAGCTTCGGGCATTTTTGGAGAAGTAG